The genomic DNA GCGGACAGTACCGCGCCGAGCGGGTCGGGCTTCTGCCACGGTCCCTTCGACTCCGGCATGAGGATGAGGGCGGCCAGGACGGCCAGTGCGACGACGGGGACGTTGATGAAGAAGATCGAGTGCCAGGAGAAGTGGTCGATCAGCACGCCGCCGAGCACCGGGCTGCCGACCAGGCCGAGCATCGACACCGAGCCCCACGCCGCCATCGCCTTGGGGCGTTCCTCCTCGTCGAAGACGGTGATGAGGATCGACAGCGTCGAGGGCATGATCAGTGCCCCGCCGACGCCCATCGCGACCCGCGCCGCGATGACCTCGCCGGGGTTCGCGCAGAAGGTCGCGGCCAGCGACGCCGCCCCGAAGAGCAACAAGCCGATGATCATGATCTTCCGGCGGCCGAATCGGTCACCGAGGCTGCCGGAGGTGAGCAGGAGCCCGGCGAAGACCAGGATGTAGGAGTCGAGGATCCACTGGATGTCCTGGGCGCCGGCGCCGATGTCCTCGGTCATGGACGGCACCGCGACGGTCAGCGCCATGCTGTCGATCACCAGGACCAGCGTGCTCAGGCACAGCACGACGAGGATCCACCAGCGGCGGGGATTGCGGGTTTCCATGGGATTTCCTTTCGGCTGCGCACACTGTTCCATCGATGCGAACACTGTACGCAGCTGGGTACAGTGTTCGCAACACTCCCTCATGTACGCTGAATGCGAACGGTGTACGCACTAGGAGGCGCCATGACGGCCAGGACGAATCCGATCCCCTCCGTGTGGGCCCGGCAGCAGCCCGCGCCCGACCAGCCCGCACTGAGCCGGGCCGTGATCGTCCGCGAGGCGATCGCCATGCTGGACGCCGACGGCATCGAGGCGCTGAGCATGCGCAAGCTCGGCGCCCGTCTGAACGCCGGCGCGACCTCCCTCTACCGGCACGTCGCGACCAAGGACGAACTGATGGAGCTCGCGGTGGACGAGGTCGCCGCCGAGATCGTCGTGCCCTCGCCGGACTTCATCGGGGGAGACCCCGAGGCCGACAGCCCCGACTGGCGCGCCGCCGTCACGGAGGCCGCCCGGTCCTTCCGGGCTACGGCCCTGCGCCACCCGTGGCTGTCCTCGGTCCTGGGGCAGGCGGGCCTGGCCTACCTGGGTCCGAACCTCATGTCGTTCTCCGAGCGGCTGGCCGCCCTGTTCACGGCTGCCGGCTTTCCCGAGCCGAGCCGTGCGATCGACACCGTCCTGTCCTACGTCATCGGCATGAGCACCACGGAAGCGGCCTGGCTCACCACGGTCGCCCGCTCCGGCGAGACCGAGGCCGCTTTCATCGCCCGCCTCATGCCCGCCGCCCAGCAGGCCGCGGCCGGCCACGACCACCTCGCCGACTCCTACGCCGCTCCCATGGCCCTCGACCCCGGCGAGATCCGCGAAACCAAGTTCGCCTACGGCCTGGAAGTCGTCCTCGACGGCTTGGCGTTGCGGCTTCCGCGAGACTGACCGTGAACCCGTGAGGTCGGCTGACGCCGGTGCCGCCGGGCGTCGGATGCGGCCCGCCGGCCGGCCGGCCCACCACTCGCTGCCGACCGACACCCAACCGCTGCAGGACGGTCAGGCAGCCGGTACTCGGGCCGGCGCGTACGCGGCGACGGCCCTCGTCTGCGCGGCGGTCATCCGCTGGATGACCAGGATGACGAACACCGCGGCGATCAGATACAGAGCCTGGCTCACCACCGAGAGGACGACGGAGTCGGCGTAGCTCGTGGAGGTGGCCGTCACGGCTGCCACCATGTGCGCGATCCACGCTGCCCACCAGGCGTTGATGAGCGTGACGGTGGTGTCCGTGGCCGGGTCGTGGCCGACGGCCCGGTGGATGTCGAGAGCTATGCGACGGGGCCGCCACCACATCAGTACCGGCGTGAACCAGGCGCCCACCGCCCAGCCCGGTGTGTGGGCGAACGGGCCGACCCACAGTGCCTGGGCGTTGTACCGGCATCGGCGGAACCAGAGCAGGAAGGTGACGAGCGTGGCGAGCCCCACGAGGGCGGATGCCGACACGTAGCGGGAGTAGAAGAGCCCGTCGTCGGTCGCGTCGAAGAGCTTCGGCCGCGAGGGGTCGAGCAGGGCGTACAGCCCTACGAGGATCTGAGCAGCCCGCGCGAGCGACTGAGGGCTGCGGGGGACGGCGTCGGACGGTCTTGTCATGGCCGGTGAATGTAGACCATCGGGATCGGCCGGATTCCGGTACAGGTGCGGATGGTCGGGGCCGCGGTTCGGGCAGCGTGCCGATATCCGGATCAGTTGGGGCGCCGGGCCGGCTCCGCGGAGCTCCCTCGGCAGCAGGCCATGGGCCGGTCCGCGCGTACTGCCCCCGGTCCTCAAGCTGCGCGGGGCGCCTGAGGACCGGGGGTCGGGGTGGTGTGTCCGCGGGGCTTCCCGGTCGGGTTGCCGCACGCGCACACCATGCTGTGGTGCGGCTCAGCCCTCCGCCTCGGGCTCCGAGGTCCACGTGCCCAGGGAGATCTCGGCGGTGATGCCCGGTCCGAAGCCGGCCATGATGCCGCGCTGGCCGTGGAGGGTCGATGCCTCGTCGAACATGCGGGCCAGGGCGTCGAGTACCACCGCACTCGCTATGTTGCCGTACTCGGTGAGCGTCGCCCGGCTGAAGCGGAACGCCTCGGGCGGCACGTCGAGGAAGAGGCTCAGGTCGTCCAGGATGCGTGGACCGCCCGCGTGGATGATGTAGAAGTCCAGCTTGCTGGCGTTCCACTGGTGCTGCTCGGCGACGGCTTTGAGAGCCGGGGCGAGTGGTTCCATGGTCCCGGGCACGCGCTTGTCGAGCTGGAAGTGGAAGCCTGTGGACCGGACGGCGTAGGAGATCCATTCCTCGGTGTCGGGAATGATGTAAGAGCCGTTGCGTTCGAGGCGGATCCCGGTGCCCCCTTGGCCCCGTACCACTGCCGCGGCGATTCCGTCGCCGAACAGGCCGTTGGACAGCAGGGATCCGACACCCAGATCGGTGGGCTGGTAGCACAGGGAGCAGAACTCGCAGGCGACGATGAGGACGTTGGCGTCGGGGTAGGCCGTGCAGAAGTCGTGGGCCCGGTTGACGGCCGCACCACCTGCGGCACAGCCGAGTTGGGCGATCGGCATCTGTCGTGTCTCCGGCCGGAAGCCCATCTTGCCGATGAGCCAAGCAGTCGGCGGAGGCATCATGAAGCCCGTGCAGGAGACGTAGATGATCAAGTCGATCTGTGACGGCTCGAGTTCCGCCTGGTCGAGTGCCTGGCGGACGACGGCCGGCACTCGGTCCTTGGTCTGTGCCTCGTAGACGATGCTGCGGGCGTCGAACCCCGGGTGCTCCAGCACTTTTTCGATCGGCTGGATCAGGTGCCGTTTCTGCACACCGGTGTGCTCGATCAGACGGAGGACGAGACTGAGCTGCGGATGGTCGCCGTGCAACCGTTGTGCCAGTTCGAGTGTTTCGTCCTTGGTGATGACGTACTCGGGAACTGCGATTGCCGGCTTGCAGAGTACCGCCATGGATCTCCTCCTAGCGGACGGTGGTCCACACGGCCGAGCCCTGAAGATCCGGGACATCCGCCGGCAGACGGCCGCCACTGCGGCGCGGTACGCGCGATTGCGCGAAGCGGGTCGTGGGTGGTTGCGGTGCCGCGATTCAATGCCCCTGGTGGGCGCGGACGGGCCGACCGACGAAAGACCAAGTTCTCACCGTATGGACAGAGGGTTTTCCGCCACACCTTGGCTGGCCCTCGCATCACGCTACGGCAGGCCGTTCAGCGTCGCATTTCGGGCAGAACGCGCTGTCGGGACAGCCCGAACGTTCCGGGGTCTGCTGCCCTCCCGGGGGTGACACCGGGCCGGTCACGGCCGCTTCCGGGGTCGATGACAGCCCTTTCCCCGGTCCTGGCGAGCGGGCCCCGGAGCCGGGTGCTCTACGGCCCGCTCGCGACCCGCCCCGCCACCGGCGACGCGTCCCGTGAGGGGCGGGACGCACCGCGCCGGGCGGGACGGGCACCACACCGGCGGGGTGCCCCGCCGGTGTCCGCGTTCCGTTGCGGCGCCGCTTCACCTGATCGGCGCCGCCCTCGTTGCCGGACGTGAGGCGTCGGTGCCTTGCTGGAATACGGACCCGTCACCAGGTGACGGGAAGTGCGAGCGGATAGCGCCAGATCGACGTCTTGTTCCAACGCACTTCTTCGGCCGGCTTCGCCAGCCTGAGGTCCGGGAAGCGTTCCAGAAGGGTTCCGAGTGCGACTTGGAGTTCCGTGGCGGCGAGTGGGGCGCCGAGACAGTGATGGCCGCCCCAGCCGAAGGTCATGTGGGACGGGCCGTTGCGTTCCAGATCCAGCTCGTCGGGCCGGTCGAACTTCCGGCCGTCGCGGTTGGCCGTCAGATAGGAGACGTGCACGATGTCTCCCGCCCGGATCTTCACCCCGCTCAGCTCGGCGTCCTCCAGGGCGACGCGGGGGATGCCGACACCCTTGCGGAAGGGGATGAAGCGCAACAGCTCCTCGATGGCCTGCGGGAGCATCTCGGGACGCTCGCGCAGCATGGCGAGCTCCTTGGGCCGGGTGAGCAGGGTGTAGGCGATGTTCCCGATCTGGTACGTGGTGGTGTCCTGGCCGGTGATGAGCAGGACCATGGCCATGACGGTCAGTTCCTGGTCATTGAGGAGCTCGTCCCCGTCACGGGCCATGGCCAGCGCACTGATCAGATCGTCGCCCGGGTTCTCGCGCCGGTCCGCCGTCAACGTCTTGAAGTAGGCGCGGAGGTCGGCCTTGGCCCGTACCGCGTCGTCCCGGTTCTCGATGGTCGTGTCCATCATGGTCCGCGCGTGAGCACGCAACTGTGAGCGGTCGTCCTCGGGAATGTCGAGGACCTCGCAGATGGTGGTCAGGGGCAGCGGGGCGGCCAGGTGCTCGAAGAGGTCGGCGGGCGAGCCGTGCTCCTCCATCCGGTCCAGCAGCTCATCCACGACATGCTGGGTGCGGACCTGCATGCGTTCCATGTGGCGCGGCGCGAAGCCCTTGGAGATCAGACTGCGCAGGCGACTGCTGGCCGGAGGGTCCATCACGTTGATCGCCTCGTCCTGAACGATGGGTTCAGGAGTCATGCGGGGGAAGTCCTTGCCGATGATGGCGCTGCGGCTGAAGCGCCGGTCGGTGGTCACCGTGCGCACGTCGTCGTAGCCGGTGACGAGCCATGCCTCTCCGTCGCCGTGGGGCAGCCGGATGCGGGCAACGGGTTCCTCGGACTGCAGCTGCCTGAGGACAGGGTCGAACTCGAGGGCCTCGGCGTAGTCGAACGGGCAGTTCCGCGGGGTGGCGACTGGTTCCATACGGAGCTCCAGATATGGGTTCTGAGGGGTGATGCAGCACCTACCGGGATGAAGTAGGGCATAGGTATGTCGTGGGTACCCCGCCGACCACCGGGGCACGCACCGATGTGGGGCAATTGGCCCACATGAAGCGGTCGTGCCCCGCCCCCCCGGTGATGTCCTGCGGAGCCGGTGGGGGGCGGGGCAGCCGGCAGCGAGGAACTCTCACCGGCAGCGTGGGGATGCCGTGGGGGCGGCGATCCGCAGTCTGCTCGTCACACGCCGCTGGTCGGTACCACGTTGGTGGCATCCACTGCGGGTCGCAGCGCTGCGGCGAGTTCGACTGCGTCGCCCACCGCCCAGAAGTGCGTGAAGAACAGGCGAGGGCTCTCCGTCAGGTGGTGGTTGTGCAGCTCGACGAGCTGGATCCCACCCCGGCGCAAGGCTCCCAGTACGTCCTGGACCTCCTCGGCGAGCATGACGCAGTCGCCGCTGAGCGCCGCCCTGCCGTTTCCCAGCGGCTGGAAGATGAACGCGCTGGTCGCGCCCAGGCCGGAGGGCAGTACCAGATGGCCGTCGCAGATCGTCTCGCGGCGGGCGAAGACGGCCTTGTAGACCACACCGTCGCTGGAACCCTTGGCGCCCAACGCAGCTTCGATTCCGGCGATGTCCAGGTCGACGGGGCTCGGCGGGCCGGACGGTGTCGCCGGCGGGATGCCGGTGCGGTCGAATCCCGCGCGCAGGCCGCGCGCCAGGGCCAGTTCGTCATCGCCGTGTCCGTGGACGTGGACCCACCAGATGTCGGGGCTATGGGCGGGCAGATGCTTGTGGAGAGCGGTCTGGGTGATTCCGTTCGCCTGCCAGGCGTCGATCACCTGCTGCACTTCCGTCTCGGTGACCGCCACATCGCCCATGCACATCGTGCTGCCGTCTGCGTAGCGGACGAAGGCCACGTGCGCACCCAGCGCGAGCGCCGGGGTGATGACGATGTCGTCCTCGACGACGACGTGAAGATCGTCGCGGGGGAAGGGGGTGTGGTACGTCGTCCCGCGCAGCAGGTTGCCGCTGCGGCCCAGCACTCTCGCCACGGGCTCCCAGTCCGACTCGGTGGTGGTCACCGGCTTGACCCGCATATGTGGCCAGGCCCCGGACGCCCCGTCGGGCATCGTGCGAGCGGCGGCCGTCCCCGCCCCGGCCAGCACCGGTGCCAGTGCGGCAGCGGCCAGCAGGCTTCGCCGAGACGTGGCCGCCTGTTTGTCTCCAGTCATCATCTGATCTCCTCCATGGCGAGATGAAACCATGAGAAATGTGTGTTATTGGCATTGCCTTGCCATATATGGGCCATACGTGTCTTATCGGCTTTTCATCGAACGGCGCCTTGAACGGTGCGTTGCGTGGTGCATCGAACTTGATCGCCTGTCGAGGGGGTCGTCCGGCTCGGGAGAGGTCCGCGTTCGGATCGTTGACCAAGGGTTCGACGGCCCACCGTTCGGGTGAATCCCCGCCAGGGCCGAGGCGGGCGTGGGGCCTTGGGATTCAGGGCCGTACCCCGTCCCGGGTGCTGCTGCGACCGGCGTGTCGGGGGCACCGGATTTGGCACAGTGCCGCTCCACGATCAAGGAGCGGGGTGAGCGGCGTGGCCGTGGTGGGCGGGCAGAGGCAGAGGCTGCGTGATCTGGGTGGGGCAGGGGGACGGGATGGTGGCGGGGATGAGCTGAGGCACAGCGATGGACCCTGGATGCGGGCAGCCGGGGGAGCGGACGCTCTGCACACGCTGCTGGGTCCGGTGAGGTCCGAGCTGGAGACCGCACACGAGGGCGTCGTGGCGGGGGCCGCCGGGCTGGAGGCGCTGACCGAACTGGGCGCCGTACGGGAGTCGTGGCAGCGGCGGATCGAAGCCGCGCGCCGGGAGTGCCGGAGCCTCGCCGGGAATCTGCGGGAGGTCGCTCGCGCGCAGGGCGAGACGAACGAGGCCGTGAGGCAGTCCTTCGCACCGGTGGCGGAGCGCGGCGGTGCGCAGTGACTTCGACGCTCACCTGGTCGCAGTTGCGCGACCTGAAGTGCGCCGAGCTCGAGGGCGCCGCCGACGGGTGGGGCCGGGCGAGCAACCGGGCCGACGCGGGCCGGGACGGCATCGACAAGCAGTTGATGAACGGCCTGCGCGGCACGCAGCAGGGCGAAGCCGCCGACGCGGCGGTGGCGCGGCTGCGACAGCTGAGCCGGAACTTTCAGTACGTGTACACGGAGTGCGGCCTGCTCCGTACCGCGCTGAACAGCCTCGCGCACGAGATGCTTGCCCAACAGCGAGCACTGCAGGAGGCGTTGGGTGATGCGGATGCCCTGAAGTTCACGGTGCACGCGGACGGGTCGGTGACGTATCCCGAAGCCGGCGAAGACCTGATCGACGGGAAGCCGCTGCCGGGTGGGACAGCGACCGGACGCGGTCTACCGGGACTGCTGCCGTCCTCGGGGCTCGTCGCACCCAACCCGCATGCAGCGAAAGCGCAGGAGATCGCGGACCGGGTGGAGAAGGCCGTACGGACGGCCACGGAGATCGACTGGCGGTACACGCGGATCCTGCGGAAGTTGAAGGCCGAGGAGGGGCTGAAGGTCCCCGACACCACCTGGACGGATACGGCGACGGACGCGGGAGCCGTACGGGGAGCGGCGCGCGGATACCTGAAAGACGCCATCCCGCACGATGCGAGCGCGGTCGAACGGAAGGCGTGGTGGGCAGGTCTGACGCAGGAACAGCGGGAGGAGTACCTCGCGGTGTACCCGGACCAGATCGGCAACCTGGACGGGATCCCGGCGGGGGTACGGGATGCGGCCAACCGGGACAACCTTCAGCTGCTGATCGGGAAGCTGGAGGGGCGGGGCGACGAGAGGGCGGAGACGCAGTTGGCAGGGCTGCGGGAGATCGACCGGCAACTGCACTTGCCGCGCAAACCTGGTGAGCCCGCCATGCATCTGCTTGGGATTAGCGACGAGGGAAACGGACGGGCAATCGTATCGTTTGGCAATCCTGATACGGCAAGAAATGTATCGGCATATGTTCCGGGACTGAACACTTCGCTGGATAAGGACTTTGCGGAGGGTGACCTCAAGCGTGCTCGGGACACGGCGATCGGAACTCGCTATCTCGATCATTCCAGTGCGGCGATCGTCTGGCTTGGTTATGACGCACCACAGACGCCGGACGGAATTAGGGGCTTGGCGGTGATGGGCGACGAAAGGGCGGAGAGGGGCGGTAGTGCATTCAATGGATTTATGCGTGGCTTGGTGGCTACGAATGAGAATGAGAACCCGCACCTGACGGCTATTGGGCACTCGTATGGATCGCGCACCGTCGGAGCTGCCACGCAGCAGGGTGGCGGAATTCCCGGAGTGGATGACATCGTCCTCGTCGGCAGTCCCGGTGTCGGTGTGGACCACGCTGAGGATCTCGGGGTCGGGAAAGATCACGTCTTCGTCGGTGCGGCCGAGAACGACGTGGTGACCAAGCTTCCTTCCAAGCAGCAGAGTGTTTTCGGCGCGGTGGGCTTGATTGCTGGGGGGCCAGCCGGTGCCTATTTCGCTGGAGATCTAGCCGACCCGGGAGATGACGATCTCTGGTTCGGCAAGGACCCGGCTAGTAGGGAATTTGGAGCGAGACGATTTTCTGTGGGTGAAGGGCCGGATTTGATGAGCGGAAGAGGATTCTCGATCGATGCGCACTCCCAGTACTTTGACCCGGATAGAGACGCGGTATCGGCAAACAATATTGCTCTGGTCGCTGCAGGACGCTCGCAAAAACTCAAGACGGAGGAGTATCGATGAGGCTCCTGTTGCGGATTGCAGCGACGGCGCCTCTGCTGTGTATGGCAATCTCCGGTTGTGCGAATGGGAGGGAGCGGACGGATATGAATATGCAGGAGGCGGCGGTCCGGGCCGATGGAATCCTAGACGCCGTATTGAAGGAGATTGAACCGGAGGTGCAGTGGACACACGGTCCGACCACCACCGGCACGTGTGACGTAACTCGAAGGCGCGCAGTAATGACGATCGTGTCGGCGGAGCGTCGAGGAAGTTTCCTGGGCGTAGTGGATCGATTCTGGCGCAAGAGCGGCTATAGGATCAAGGCGGTCAACAACGATGAGGACGTACCGGCGATCTTTGCTCAGACGAAGGACGGCTTCGGGGTCACTCTGATCGTCGGAGGCGAAGGCCAGGCGTTCTTCGAGGTCGACAGCCCATGCGTGAAGAAGTCGGAGGTTGCCGATTCCACCACCCGGCCGAATGGGCCCAGCTATCCGGGTTTGGAGAATCTTCCCCGCCCCAACGTCCACTCCGACTTCTGGTCGGCCCGCGCGTCCTGACGTTGCGGAATTTGAGACTCATTTTGGGTCCTGGGGCCCATGCCCCTTCCGGTGCCTGTGTGGTCGCATACGAGCGGTGGCGGACCGGCCGCTGATCACTGCGCCCACTCACAAGGTAGGGGACTTGCCGTGTCTGGATTACAAGGGTTAGCGGTTCCGGACGGTGCCGGCGCGGGTGGTGTGATTGCCCGTTCGGGCAGGCGGCCGCCGCCGAGTGTTCTGCAAGCGGTGCTGATCCTCGTCCGAGTGCTCTTCGTGGTCACCGTCGTGGGTGCGATCGACGTGCTGACGGTGGCGTCCTCGGTCGATGCGGTGGACGGCCGGTTGCTGGGGATGCTGTTGTACGCGGCGCTGCCGGGCACCGCCGGATTCGTCCTGTCGCTGTATGTGCGGACCGGTGGTGTCTGGATCTGGCGCGGTCTTCTTGCCGTGCATGTCTGGCTTGCCATCGGTGCGCTGGCATCGCTGAGCGGAGACGGCGGCGGCCAAGGCGTGCCTCAACTGGTGATGCCGATCGTCGTCGCCGTTCTTCTTTTTCATCGAAGTCTACGCGCGTGGTTCGAACTCAGTGCCGAACAGCGCGCGATCCGGAAGCCGTTCATTCTTCTGCGGCTGATCGCGCCGAGCCGGGACAGCGGCCAGAGCGCGATGGAGTACCTGGGAACGGTCCTGGTGGTCGTCGCTCTGGTCGGTGCGCTCATGGCGACGGAGGTCGGTGGACAACTGACCGGTGAGATCCGGAGTGCGATCTGCCAACTGACCGGGAGCGCCTGCCCGGCAACGGACGGGAACGTGGTGGCCGGCCATGGTGCCGGTGCGGATGGTGGGACATCGAGCGCAGGTGGAACGGGCTCCGGTGGTACGGACTCGGGCGGTTCTGCGGTATCCGGCGGGTCGGTGTCCGGCGGGTCGGATTCAGGTGGATCGGTCGCGTCCGGTGGTACCGCTTCCGGGGGGTCGGCTGCGTCCGGGGGTACGGACTCCGGTGGCAGCGCCGCCACCGGTGGCGGCGGGGGGACCGACACCAGTGCCGACAGCGGTGACTTAGCCACCCAGGCCGGCAAGGGCAGCAGCCGGCCGAACGGGACCGGGCGAGCGGTGGAGGAGGGCGGCGGGTTCTTCACGGGGCTCGTCGGCGACGGTTTGTGGGGTGATGTCACCGGCGCTGCCGATACCGTTCTTCACCCCGTCACGAGCGGCAGGAGCCTGGGCGACCAGGTGGTCCAGTACGCGCAGAGCGCGAACGACAAGTGGTCCCAGGGCGACCGTGTCGGTGCGGCCGGGGACCTGATCAGGGCTTCGACCGGTGCCGGTCGCGTGGGAGTGGGGCTGCCCGGCTCCGGATCCCGTGTCGGGGCGGTGGTGCAGCAGGCCGAGCGCGACTACCTCAACGCCCGCATCCCGGACAATGCCACGCCGGCCGGGCGCAAGGCGTGGTGGGACGGGCTGACGCAGGATCGGCGCGACCGGTACCTCGTGGTCTCCCCGGACCGGATAGGCAATCTGGACGGGATCCCGGTGGCTACACGGGACTCGGCCAACCGCGACAACCTGCGGGACCTGATCGGGAAGTTGGAGGGCCGGGGCGACGCGAAGTCGAAGAAGCAGCTGGCGGGGTTGCGGGAGATCGACCGGCAGTTGAGGGAGAACGGGAAGCAGCCGCCGATGTTCCTGCTCGGTATCGGGGACGAGGGCAACGGACGGGCGATCGTCTCGTACGGGAATCCGGACACGTCGAAGAACGTGTCTGCGTATGTGCCGGGGCTGAACACCTCCCTGGACGAGGAGTTCGCGAAGAACGACCTCAAGCGGGCCCGGGACACGGCGATCGGTGCCCAGGGGTACGACCGGTCGAGCGCTGCGATCGTCTGGCTCGGTTACGACGCGCCGCAGACCCCGGACGGGCTGGGGAGTCTGGCGGTGATGGGCGACGGCCGGGCGGTGAGGGGCGGGGCCGCCTACAGCGACTTCATGGGCGGCATCGCAGCCACCAATCAGAACAAGGACCCCCATCTGACGGCCATCGGGCATTCCTACGGCTCGCGGACGGTGGGCGCTGCGACGCAGCGCCTCGGTGGGATTCCGGGCGTCGACGACATCATCCTGGTCGGCAGTCCCGGTGTGGGTGTGGACCACGCAGTGGACCTCGGGGTGGGCGCGGGCCATGTCTTCGTCGGGGCCGCCGCGAACGACCCGGTGACCAAGCTTCCGTCCAAGCTGCAGTCAGCCGTGGGCGCCGTGGGGCTGGTGCTGGCGGGACCCGCCGGCGCGTACCTCGCCGGGGATCTTGCCGACCCGGGGGACGACGATCTGTGGTTCGGCAAGGACCCGGCGAGCAAGGCATTCGGGGCCAGGCGCTTCCCCGTGGCCGATGGACCACCGGTGATCAGCAGCCACGGCCTGAGCGCGGAGGCGCACTCCCAGTACTTTGATCCGGTGCGGGACGCCATGTCGGCCGACAGCATCGCTCTGATCGTGTCGGGCCACTCCAACCGGCTCAAGATGGAGGAACAGCGATGAAGCGAATGTTCCAGATCGTTGCGGTGGCCCTGGCTCTCGGCTTCTCGCTGTCCGGCTGCGGGAACGATCCCCTGCAGGCGACCGGTGCAGGAGGGAAGAAGGGCGCTATGGACATGCAAGGAGCGGCCGACCGGTCCGAC from Streptomyces sp. NBC_01707 includes the following:
- a CDS encoding alpha/beta hydrolase, which gives rise to MTSTLTWSQLRDLKCAELEGAADGWGRASNRADAGRDGIDKQLMNGLRGTQQGEAADAAVARLRQLSRNFQYVYTECGLLRTALNSLAHEMLAQQRALQEALGDADALKFTVHADGSVTYPEAGEDLIDGKPLPGGTATGRGLPGLLPSSGLVAPNPHAAKAQEIADRVEKAVRTATEIDWRYTRILRKLKAEEGLKVPDTTWTDTATDAGAVRGAARGYLKDAIPHDASAVERKAWWAGLTQEQREEYLAVYPDQIGNLDGIPAGVRDAANRDNLQLLIGKLEGRGDERAETQLAGLREIDRQLHLPRKPGEPAMHLLGISDEGNGRAIVSFGNPDTARNVSAYVPGLNTSLDKDFAEGDLKRARDTAIGTRYLDHSSAAIVWLGYDAPQTPDGIRGLAVMGDERAERGGSAFNGFMRGLVATNENENPHLTAIGHSYGSRTVGAATQQGGGIPGVDDIVLVGSPGVGVDHAEDLGVGKDHVFVGAAENDVVTKLPSKQQSVFGAVGLIAGGPAGAYFAGDLADPGDDDLWFGKDPASREFGARRFSVGEGPDLMSGRGFSIDAHSQYFDPDRDAVSANNIALVAAGRSQKLKTEEYR
- a CDS encoding DUF1259 domain-containing protein; the encoded protein is MMTGDKQAATSRRSLLAAAALAPVLAGAGTAAARTMPDGASGAWPHMRVKPVTTTESDWEPVARVLGRSGNLLRGTTYHTPFPRDDLHVVVEDDIVITPALALGAHVAFVRYADGSTMCMGDVAVTETEVQQVIDAWQANGITQTALHKHLPAHSPDIWWVHVHGHGDDELALARGLRAGFDRTGIPPATPSGPPSPVDLDIAGIEAALGAKGSSDGVVYKAVFARRETICDGHLVLPSGLGATSAFIFQPLGNGRAALSGDCVMLAEEVQDVLGALRRGGIQLVELHNHHLTESPRLFFTHFWAVGDAVELAAALRPAVDATNVVPTSGV
- a CDS encoding TetR/AcrR family transcriptional regulator, yielding MTARTNPIPSVWARQQPAPDQPALSRAVIVREAIAMLDADGIEALSMRKLGARLNAGATSLYRHVATKDELMELAVDEVAAEIVVPSPDFIGGDPEADSPDWRAAVTEAARSFRATALRHPWLSSVLGQAGLAYLGPNLMSFSERLAALFTAAGFPEPSRAIDTVLSYVIGMSTTEAAWLTTVARSGETEAAFIARLMPAAQQAAAGHDHLADSYAAPMALDPGEIRETKFAYGLEVVLDGLALRLPRD
- a CDS encoding cytochrome P450 yields the protein MEPVATPRNCPFDYAEALEFDPVLRQLQSEEPVARIRLPHGDGEAWLVTGYDDVRTVTTDRRFSRSAIIGKDFPRMTPEPIVQDEAINVMDPPASSRLRSLISKGFAPRHMERMQVRTQHVVDELLDRMEEHGSPADLFEHLAAPLPLTTICEVLDIPEDDRSQLRAHARTMMDTTIENRDDAVRAKADLRAYFKTLTADRRENPGDDLISALAMARDGDELLNDQELTVMAMVLLITGQDTTTYQIGNIAYTLLTRPKELAMLRERPEMLPQAIEELLRFIPFRKGVGIPRVALEDAELSGVKIRAGDIVHVSYLTANRDGRKFDRPDELDLERNGPSHMTFGWGGHHCLGAPLAATELQVALGTLLERFPDLRLAKPAEEVRWNKTSIWRYPLALPVTW
- a CDS encoding alpha/beta hydrolase; amino-acid sequence: MLILVRVLFVVTVVGAIDVLTVASSVDAVDGRLLGMLLYAALPGTAGFVLSLYVRTGGVWIWRGLLAVHVWLAIGALASLSGDGGGQGVPQLVMPIVVAVLLFHRSLRAWFELSAEQRAIRKPFILLRLIAPSRDSGQSAMEYLGTVLVVVALVGALMATEVGGQLTGEIRSAICQLTGSACPATDGNVVAGHGAGADGGTSSAGGTGSGGTDSGGSAVSGGSVSGGSDSGGSVASGGTASGGSAASGGTDSGGSAATGGGGGTDTSADSGDLATQAGKGSSRPNGTGRAVEEGGGFFTGLVGDGLWGDVTGAADTVLHPVTSGRSLGDQVVQYAQSANDKWSQGDRVGAAGDLIRASTGAGRVGVGLPGSGSRVGAVVQQAERDYLNARIPDNATPAGRKAWWDGLTQDRRDRYLVVSPDRIGNLDGIPVATRDSANRDNLRDLIGKLEGRGDAKSKKQLAGLREIDRQLRENGKQPPMFLLGIGDEGNGRAIVSYGNPDTSKNVSAYVPGLNTSLDEEFAKNDLKRARDTAIGAQGYDRSSAAIVWLGYDAPQTPDGLGSLAVMGDGRAVRGGAAYSDFMGGIAATNQNKDPHLTAIGHSYGSRTVGAATQRLGGIPGVDDIILVGSPGVGVDHAVDLGVGAGHVFVGAAANDPVTKLPSKLQSAVGAVGLVLAGPAGAYLAGDLADPGDDDLWFGKDPASKAFGARRFPVADGPPVISSHGLSAEAHSQYFDPVRDAMSADSIALIVSGHSNRLKMEEQR
- a CDS encoding DUF4328 domain-containing protein; amino-acid sequence: MTRPSDAVPRSPQSLARAAQILVGLYALLDPSRPKLFDATDDGLFYSRYVSASALVGLATLVTFLLWFRRCRYNAQALWVGPFAHTPGWAVGAWFTPVLMWWRPRRIALDIHRAVGHDPATDTTVTLINAWWAAWIAHMVAAVTATSTSYADSVVLSVVSQALYLIAAVFVILVIQRMTAAQTRAVAAYAPARVPAA
- a CDS encoding type III polyketide synthase, with amino-acid sequence MAVLCKPAIAVPEYVITKDETLELAQRLHGDHPQLSLVLRLIEHTGVQKRHLIQPIEKVLEHPGFDARSIVYEAQTKDRVPAVVRQALDQAELEPSQIDLIIYVSCTGFMMPPPTAWLIGKMGFRPETRQMPIAQLGCAAGGAAVNRAHDFCTAYPDANVLIVACEFCSLCYQPTDLGVGSLLSNGLFGDGIAAAVVRGQGGTGIRLERNGSYIIPDTEEWISYAVRSTGFHFQLDKRVPGTMEPLAPALKAVAEQHQWNASKLDFYIIHAGGPRILDDLSLFLDVPPEAFRFSRATLTEYGNIASAVVLDALARMFDEASTLHGQRGIMAGFGPGITAEISLGTWTSEPEAEG